One stretch of Clavelina lepadiformis chromosome 6, kaClaLepa1.1, whole genome shotgun sequence DNA includes these proteins:
- the LOC143463035 gene encoding aldo-keto reductase family 1 member B1-like encodes MSTPSIQLRTGYKMPLVGLGTWKSTKGQVQSAVECAIECGYRHIDGAWIYQNEGEVGKGIAKMIKENKVKREDLFITSKLWNIFHNPELVRPAVMKSLEKLGLDYLDLYLIHNPCGEKYISDEEQFPKGPDGAPLYDDVDYVQTWKAMEELQKEGLVRSIGISNFNQYQIDRILKECSILPAVNQFEIHPYFTQNDLVNFCKSKGIVVTAFSQFGSPDRQWATPNDPVLLEDPGLVEIAKRLKKTVAQIILRYFIQRKVVVIPKSVTSERIKSNIQVFDFELSQKDMDAVSSANRDYRISTWIWIAGHKYYPYRQNYSE; translated from the exons ATGAGCACACCTTCAATTCAACTGCGAACTGGTTACAAAATGCCTCTTGTTGGTTTGGGCACTTGGAAG TCTACTAAAGGCCAAGTGCAGTCAGCAGTTGAGTGCGCCATCGAGTGTGGATATCGCCACATTGATGGTGCCTGGATTTACCAAAATGAAGGGGAAGTTGGTAAGGGAATTGCAAAAATGATCAAAGAAAATAAAGTGAAGAGAGAGGATTTGTTCATTACCAGTAAG TTGTGGAATATCTTTCACAATCCAGAACTAGTTAGACCAGCTGTTATGAAGAGCTTGGAGAAATTGGGGTTAGACTATCTAGACCTGTATCTGATTCACAACCCTTGTGGTGAGAAATACATT AGTGATGAAGAGCAGTTTCCGAAAGGTCCAGATGGAGCCCCACTTTACGATGATGTCGACTATGTACAAACATGGAAG GCAATGGAAGAACTACAAAAGGAAGGTCTTGTGCGGAGTATTggaatttcaaatttcaatcAATATCAGATAGACAGAATATTGAAGGAGTGTTCTATTCTGCCAGCAGTCAACCAGTTTGAAATCCACCCATATTTCACTCAAAACGACTTGGTAAATTTCTGTAAAAGCAAGGGCATCGTGGTTACAGCTTTTAGTCAGTTTGGATCACCAGACAGGCAATG GGCTACACCAAACGATCCTGTGCTACTTGAAGATCCTGGTCTGGTCGAAATTGCGAAAAGATTGAAGAAAACAGTTGCCCAAATTATCCTACGATACTTTATTCAAAGAAAAGTTGTAGTCATTCCCAAAAGTGTAACTTCTGAAAGAATTAAATCCAATATTCAG gtttttgattttgaattGTCCCAAAAAGACATGGATGCTGTCAGCTCAGCCAATCGGGACTACAGAATCTCAACATGGATATG gaTTGCTGGTCACAAGTACTATCCGTATCGGCAAAATTATTCGGAGTGA
- the LOC143462759 gene encoding hypoxia up-regulated protein 1-like isoform X1 encodes MQLFVGFLLLNTFLLYNSLCGGVAVMSIDLGSEWMKIAIVKPGVPMEIVLNKESKRKTEVGVSLRNDEREFGSAAVGKGVRFPKLVYLYLQDLLGKKLNHPLVKLFQKRFPYYDLKEDPETGTVTFVHDADKSINYTPEELVAMILNHSRSLAEEYAQQPIDTCVITIPAYFTQAERKAVLYAAKLAGLKVSQLMDDNTAAALNYGVFRRNDINASTTYIMFYDMGAFSTKASIIAYQVVKVNGIQDPQLSVKGMGFDRTLGGLEMELRLRDLLVKLFNENKKTSKDVTENPRAMAKLLKEARRLKKVLSANVDHFAQIEGLIDEEDFRVKVTREQFEETCSDLWDRVAQPMRDALKSADLTMDSISQILLVGGGTRVPKVQEILLKESGKTDLGKSINADEAAALGASYQAAAVSNAFKVKTFHVKSGAVYPIEVDFDRYTTEEDGSTSVKHVKRTLFQRNNPYPQRKVITFNRFYNNFNFSVNYGALKYLHEEDQSMFEDLNISHVELSGVAEAHEKYANNKDTEAKGIKAHFRMDESGILNLESVESVHEGNKTVEENVTEEADEDSTLQKIKDGISNFFGGGSDSANDTKPEDNADGSEKTETKSEGEEKKADKNSDDKKEAPKLDETPESSTKNVTKKLVKKSVKVKHSEPIGFFVTRFDHAVPASDHEKESLDKLKALADRDAFKLAREVALNKLESWIYDKRDRLFQTEYEEAMTEEESKVITAAINEASDWLDELEGEPAAEIYDEKRDALKKIARPWLARVKQRQDVVPLLQDMEGLFNYSLHFLSAVKMLPEDTQIYTPVEIETLTDLLNSTISWKNETMKEEEKLKPYDDPVLKPEDLRSKMIDLNREIQYLINKAKTAKPKTSEGKKKNETTTEADTTTVNGTTIEEPTTADEEKAADGTESPASEEESQEESPPTADTPDETQSRAEDSQQSTTEETITNENDKQEL; translated from the exons ATGCAATTATTTGTGGGATTTTTGCTTCTAAACACATTTCTTTTGTACAACTCGTTATGTG GCGGGGTGGCTGTAATGTCCATTGACTTGGGATCAGAATGGATGAAAATAGCCATCGTAAAACCTGGTGTGCCAATGGAGATTGTATTGAACAA GGAAtctaaaagaaaaactgaagTTGGAGTATCATTGCGTAACGATGAAAGAGAATTTGGAAGTGCTGCTGTTGGCAAA gGCGTTCGATTTCCCAAGTTAGTCTACCTTTACCTGCAAGACCTTCTGGGAAAAAAACTCAATCACCCTTTGGTAAAGTTATTCCAGAAGCGATTTCCATACTATGACCTTAAAGAAGACCCTGAAACAGGCACTGTCACCTTTGT GCATGATGCTGACAAATCCATCAACTACACGCCAGAGGAGTTGGTGGCAATGATCCTCAATCACTCTCGCTCATTGGCAGAAGAATATGCTC AGCAACCAATTGACACTTGCGTAATTACCATTCCGGCATACTTCACTCAAGCGGAAAGGAAAGCTGTATTGTATGCCGCTAAGCTTGCAGGGTTAAAAGTTTCACAACTTATGGATGACAACACTGCAG CTGCTCTGAATTATGGAGTTTTTCGACGAAACGACATCAACGCATCAACTACCTACATCATGTTTTATGACATGGGTGCTTTCAGCACCAAGGCTTCCATAATTG CTTATCAGGTCGTGAAAGTGAATGGAATCCAAGATCCTCAACTCTCAGTGAAAGGGATGGGCTTCGACAGGACCTTAGGTGGTTTGGAAATGGAATTGAGATTAAGAGACTTGCTTGTAAAG ctatttaatgaaaacaagaaaacttCAAAAGATGTGACGGAAAATCCACGAGCTATGGCAAAACTTTTAAAGGAAGCAAGAAGACTGAAGAAGGTTCTCAGTGCAAATGTTGACCACTTTGCTCAG ATTGAAGGCCTGATTGATGAAGAAGATTTTCGTGTGAAAGTCACCAGAGAACAATTCGAAGAAACTTGTTCAGATTTATGGGATAGAGTGGCTCAACCTATGAGAGATGCCTTAAAATCAGCTGACCTAACAATG GATTCAATCAGCCAGATCCTTCTGGTTGGTGGTGGAACCCGTGTGCCGAAGGTACAAGAAATTCTTCTAAAGGAATCAGGAAA GACCGATCTTGGAAAAAGTATTAATGCAGATGAAGCAGCAGCACTTGGTGCATCATATCAGGCAGCTGCAGTTTCCAATGCTTTCAAAGTGAAAACGTTTCATGTTAAATCAGGAGCGGTTTATCCCATAGAG GTTGATTTTGATCGTTACACAACAGAGGAAGATGGTAGTACTTCTGTAAAGCATGTCAAACGCACTCTGTTTCAGAGGAACAATCCATATCCTCAGCGCaaagttataacatttaacag gtTTTACAACAATTTCAACTTCAGTGTAAATTATGGAgccttaaaatatttgcatgaGGAAGACCAAAG caTGTTTGAAGACCTGAATATATCTCATGTGGAACTAAGTGGAGTTGCAGAGGCGCATgaaaaatatgcaaacaaCAAAGACACAGAAGCAAAGGGCATTAAGGCTCATTTCCGAATGGATGAAAGTGGAATTTTAAATCTTGAAAGT GTTGAGTCTGTTCATGAAGGAAACAAAACTGTGGAAGAAAATGTGACTGAAGAAGCTGACGAGGACTCAACTTTACAAA AAATCAAAGACGGCATATCTAATTTTTTTGGTGGAGGTTCAGACTCAGCCAATGATACCAAGCCAG AAGACAATGCAGATGGTTCTGAGAAAACAGAAACCAAGTCTGAAGGTGAAGAAAAGAAAGCAGATAAAAATTCTGATGACAAAAAAGAAGCACCTAAATTGGATGAAACGCCGGAAAGCTCTACAAAAAATG TAACAAAGAAACTTGTGAAGAAGTCTGTTAAAGTAAAGCATAGCGAACCAATTGGTTTTTTTGTGACAAGATTTGATCATGCAGTGCCCGCAAGTGATCACGAGAAAGAATCACTTGACAA GTTAAAAGCATTGGCAGACAGAGACGCTTTCAAGCTTGCCCGTGAGGTGGCGCTCAACAAATTAGAATCCTGGATTTATGACAAACGAGACAGGTTGTTTCAG ACTGAATATGAAGAAGCTATGACAGAAGAGGAGAGTAAGGTGATAACTGCTGCCATCAACGAAGCATCCGATTGGTTGGATGAGTTAGAGGGGGAACCAGCTGCTGAA ATTTACGACGAGAAACGTGATGCTCTTAAAAAGATTGCCAGGCCCTGGCTGGCGAGAGTAAAACAAAGACAAGATGTAGTTCCCTTACTGCAA GATATGGAAGGTCTTTTCAATTACTCCTTACATTTCCTCAGTGCTGTAAAAATGCTTCCCGAAGACACACAAATTTATACACCAgttgaaattgaaacattAACAGATTTGCTGAACAGTACTATT TCTTGGAAAAATGAGACAATGAAAGAAGAGGAGAAGTTAAAACCTTACGACGATCCAGTTCTTAAACCAGAAGATCTTCGTTCAAAAATGATTGATTTAAACAGAGAG ATCCAGTATCTTATCAATAAAGCCAAAACTGCCAAGCCGAAAACGTCAGAagggaaaaagaaaaatgagaCGACCACTGAAGCAG
- the LOC143462759 gene encoding hypoxia up-regulated protein 1-like isoform X3, with protein sequence MQLFVGFLLLNTFLLYNSLCGGVAVMSIDLGSEWMKIAIVKPGVPMEIVLNKESKRKTEVGVSLRNDEREFGSAAVGKGVRFPKLVYLYLQDLLGKKLNHPLVKLFQKRFPYYDLKEDPETGTVTFVHDADKSINYTPEELVAMILNHSRSLAEEYAQQPIDTCVITIPAYFTQAERKAVLYAAKLAGLKVSQLMDDNTAAALNYGVFRRNDINASTTYIMFYDMGAFSTKASIIAYQVVKVNGIQDPQLSVKGMGFDRTLGGLEMELRLRDLLVKLFNENKKTSKDVTENPRAMAKLLKEARRLKKVLSANVDHFAQIEGLIDEEDFRVKVTREQFEETCSDLWDRVAQPMRDALKSADLTMDSISQILLVGGGTRVPKVQEILLKESGKTDLGKSINADEAAALGASYQAAAVSNAFKVKTFHVKSGAVYPIEVDFDRYTTEEDGSTSVKHVKRTLFQRNNPYPQRKVITFNRFYNNFNFSVNYGALKYLHEEDQSMFEDLNISHVELSGVAEAHEKYANNKDTEAKGIKAHFRMDESGILNLESVESVHEGNKTVEENVTEEADEDSTLQKDNADGSEKTETKSEGEEKKADKNSDDKKEAPKLDETPESSTKNVTKKLVKKSVKVKHSEPIGFFVTRFDHAVPASDHEKESLDKLKALADRDAFKLAREVALNKLESWIYDKRDRLFQTEYEEAMTEEESKVITAAINEASDWLDELEGEPAAEIYDEKRDALKKIARPWLARVKQRQDVVPLLQDMEGLFNYSLHFLSAVKMLPEDTQIYTPVEIETLTDLLNSTISWKNETMKEEEKLKPYDDPVLKPEDLRSKMIDLNREIQYLINKAKTAKPKTSEGKKKNETTTEADTTTVNGTTIEEPTTADEEKAADGTESPASEEESQEESPPTADTPDETQSRAEDSQQSTTEETITNENDKQEL encoded by the exons ATGCAATTATTTGTGGGATTTTTGCTTCTAAACACATTTCTTTTGTACAACTCGTTATGTG GCGGGGTGGCTGTAATGTCCATTGACTTGGGATCAGAATGGATGAAAATAGCCATCGTAAAACCTGGTGTGCCAATGGAGATTGTATTGAACAA GGAAtctaaaagaaaaactgaagTTGGAGTATCATTGCGTAACGATGAAAGAGAATTTGGAAGTGCTGCTGTTGGCAAA gGCGTTCGATTTCCCAAGTTAGTCTACCTTTACCTGCAAGACCTTCTGGGAAAAAAACTCAATCACCCTTTGGTAAAGTTATTCCAGAAGCGATTTCCATACTATGACCTTAAAGAAGACCCTGAAACAGGCACTGTCACCTTTGT GCATGATGCTGACAAATCCATCAACTACACGCCAGAGGAGTTGGTGGCAATGATCCTCAATCACTCTCGCTCATTGGCAGAAGAATATGCTC AGCAACCAATTGACACTTGCGTAATTACCATTCCGGCATACTTCACTCAAGCGGAAAGGAAAGCTGTATTGTATGCCGCTAAGCTTGCAGGGTTAAAAGTTTCACAACTTATGGATGACAACACTGCAG CTGCTCTGAATTATGGAGTTTTTCGACGAAACGACATCAACGCATCAACTACCTACATCATGTTTTATGACATGGGTGCTTTCAGCACCAAGGCTTCCATAATTG CTTATCAGGTCGTGAAAGTGAATGGAATCCAAGATCCTCAACTCTCAGTGAAAGGGATGGGCTTCGACAGGACCTTAGGTGGTTTGGAAATGGAATTGAGATTAAGAGACTTGCTTGTAAAG ctatttaatgaaaacaagaaaacttCAAAAGATGTGACGGAAAATCCACGAGCTATGGCAAAACTTTTAAAGGAAGCAAGAAGACTGAAGAAGGTTCTCAGTGCAAATGTTGACCACTTTGCTCAG ATTGAAGGCCTGATTGATGAAGAAGATTTTCGTGTGAAAGTCACCAGAGAACAATTCGAAGAAACTTGTTCAGATTTATGGGATAGAGTGGCTCAACCTATGAGAGATGCCTTAAAATCAGCTGACCTAACAATG GATTCAATCAGCCAGATCCTTCTGGTTGGTGGTGGAACCCGTGTGCCGAAGGTACAAGAAATTCTTCTAAAGGAATCAGGAAA GACCGATCTTGGAAAAAGTATTAATGCAGATGAAGCAGCAGCACTTGGTGCATCATATCAGGCAGCTGCAGTTTCCAATGCTTTCAAAGTGAAAACGTTTCATGTTAAATCAGGAGCGGTTTATCCCATAGAG GTTGATTTTGATCGTTACACAACAGAGGAAGATGGTAGTACTTCTGTAAAGCATGTCAAACGCACTCTGTTTCAGAGGAACAATCCATATCCTCAGCGCaaagttataacatttaacag gtTTTACAACAATTTCAACTTCAGTGTAAATTATGGAgccttaaaatatttgcatgaGGAAGACCAAAG caTGTTTGAAGACCTGAATATATCTCATGTGGAACTAAGTGGAGTTGCAGAGGCGCATgaaaaatatgcaaacaaCAAAGACACAGAAGCAAAGGGCATTAAGGCTCATTTCCGAATGGATGAAAGTGGAATTTTAAATCTTGAAAGT GTTGAGTCTGTTCATGAAGGAAACAAAACTGTGGAAGAAAATGTGACTGAAGAAGCTGACGAGGACTCAACTTTACAAA AAGACAATGCAGATGGTTCTGAGAAAACAGAAACCAAGTCTGAAGGTGAAGAAAAGAAAGCAGATAAAAATTCTGATGACAAAAAAGAAGCACCTAAATTGGATGAAACGCCGGAAAGCTCTACAAAAAATG TAACAAAGAAACTTGTGAAGAAGTCTGTTAAAGTAAAGCATAGCGAACCAATTGGTTTTTTTGTGACAAGATTTGATCATGCAGTGCCCGCAAGTGATCACGAGAAAGAATCACTTGACAA GTTAAAAGCATTGGCAGACAGAGACGCTTTCAAGCTTGCCCGTGAGGTGGCGCTCAACAAATTAGAATCCTGGATTTATGACAAACGAGACAGGTTGTTTCAG ACTGAATATGAAGAAGCTATGACAGAAGAGGAGAGTAAGGTGATAACTGCTGCCATCAACGAAGCATCCGATTGGTTGGATGAGTTAGAGGGGGAACCAGCTGCTGAA ATTTACGACGAGAAACGTGATGCTCTTAAAAAGATTGCCAGGCCCTGGCTGGCGAGAGTAAAACAAAGACAAGATGTAGTTCCCTTACTGCAA GATATGGAAGGTCTTTTCAATTACTCCTTACATTTCCTCAGTGCTGTAAAAATGCTTCCCGAAGACACACAAATTTATACACCAgttgaaattgaaacattAACAGATTTGCTGAACAGTACTATT TCTTGGAAAAATGAGACAATGAAAGAAGAGGAGAAGTTAAAACCTTACGACGATCCAGTTCTTAAACCAGAAGATCTTCGTTCAAAAATGATTGATTTAAACAGAGAG ATCCAGTATCTTATCAATAAAGCCAAAACTGCCAAGCCGAAAACGTCAGAagggaaaaagaaaaatgagaCGACCACTGAAGCAG
- the LOC143462759 gene encoding hypoxia up-regulated protein 1-like isoform X2: MQLFVGFLLLNTFLLYNSLCGGVAVMSIDLGSEWMKIAIVKPGVPMEIVLNKESKRKTEVGVSLRNDEREFGSAAVGKGVRFPKLVYLYLQDLLGKKLNHPLVKLFQKRFPYYDLKEDPETGTVTFVHDADKSINYTPEELVAMILNHSRSLAEEYAQQPIDTCVITIPAYFTQAERKAVLYAAKLAGLKVSQLMDDNTAAALNYGVFRRNDINASTTYIMFYDMGAFSTKASIIAYQVVKVNGIQDPQLSVKGMGFDRTLGGLEMELRLRDLLVKLFNENKKTSKDVTENPRAMAKLLKEARRLKKVLSANVDHFAQIEGLIDEEDFRVKVTREQFEETCSDLWDRVAQPMRDALKSADLTMDSISQILLVGGGTRVPKVQEILLKESGKTDLGKSINADEAAALGASYQAAAVSNAFKVKTFHVKSGAVYPIEVDFDRYTTEEDGSTSVKHVKRTLFQRNNPYPQRKVITFNRFYNNFNFSVNYGALKYLHEEDQSMFEDLNISHVELSGVAEAHEKYANNKDTEAKGIKAHFRMDESGILNLESVESVHEGNKTVEENVTEEADEDSTLQKIKDGISNFFGGGSDSANDTKPDNADGSEKTETKSEGEEKKADKNSDDKKEAPKLDETPESSTKNVTKKLVKKSVKVKHSEPIGFFVTRFDHAVPASDHEKESLDKLKALADRDAFKLAREVALNKLESWIYDKRDRLFQTEYEEAMTEEESKVITAAINEASDWLDELEGEPAAEIYDEKRDALKKIARPWLARVKQRQDVVPLLQDMEGLFNYSLHFLSAVKMLPEDTQIYTPVEIETLTDLLNSTISWKNETMKEEEKLKPYDDPVLKPEDLRSKMIDLNREIQYLINKAKTAKPKTSEGKKKNETTTEADTTTVNGTTIEEPTTADEEKAADGTESPASEEESQEESPPTADTPDETQSRAEDSQQSTTEETITNENDKQEL; the protein is encoded by the exons ATGCAATTATTTGTGGGATTTTTGCTTCTAAACACATTTCTTTTGTACAACTCGTTATGTG GCGGGGTGGCTGTAATGTCCATTGACTTGGGATCAGAATGGATGAAAATAGCCATCGTAAAACCTGGTGTGCCAATGGAGATTGTATTGAACAA GGAAtctaaaagaaaaactgaagTTGGAGTATCATTGCGTAACGATGAAAGAGAATTTGGAAGTGCTGCTGTTGGCAAA gGCGTTCGATTTCCCAAGTTAGTCTACCTTTACCTGCAAGACCTTCTGGGAAAAAAACTCAATCACCCTTTGGTAAAGTTATTCCAGAAGCGATTTCCATACTATGACCTTAAAGAAGACCCTGAAACAGGCACTGTCACCTTTGT GCATGATGCTGACAAATCCATCAACTACACGCCAGAGGAGTTGGTGGCAATGATCCTCAATCACTCTCGCTCATTGGCAGAAGAATATGCTC AGCAACCAATTGACACTTGCGTAATTACCATTCCGGCATACTTCACTCAAGCGGAAAGGAAAGCTGTATTGTATGCCGCTAAGCTTGCAGGGTTAAAAGTTTCACAACTTATGGATGACAACACTGCAG CTGCTCTGAATTATGGAGTTTTTCGACGAAACGACATCAACGCATCAACTACCTACATCATGTTTTATGACATGGGTGCTTTCAGCACCAAGGCTTCCATAATTG CTTATCAGGTCGTGAAAGTGAATGGAATCCAAGATCCTCAACTCTCAGTGAAAGGGATGGGCTTCGACAGGACCTTAGGTGGTTTGGAAATGGAATTGAGATTAAGAGACTTGCTTGTAAAG ctatttaatgaaaacaagaaaacttCAAAAGATGTGACGGAAAATCCACGAGCTATGGCAAAACTTTTAAAGGAAGCAAGAAGACTGAAGAAGGTTCTCAGTGCAAATGTTGACCACTTTGCTCAG ATTGAAGGCCTGATTGATGAAGAAGATTTTCGTGTGAAAGTCACCAGAGAACAATTCGAAGAAACTTGTTCAGATTTATGGGATAGAGTGGCTCAACCTATGAGAGATGCCTTAAAATCAGCTGACCTAACAATG GATTCAATCAGCCAGATCCTTCTGGTTGGTGGTGGAACCCGTGTGCCGAAGGTACAAGAAATTCTTCTAAAGGAATCAGGAAA GACCGATCTTGGAAAAAGTATTAATGCAGATGAAGCAGCAGCACTTGGTGCATCATATCAGGCAGCTGCAGTTTCCAATGCTTTCAAAGTGAAAACGTTTCATGTTAAATCAGGAGCGGTTTATCCCATAGAG GTTGATTTTGATCGTTACACAACAGAGGAAGATGGTAGTACTTCTGTAAAGCATGTCAAACGCACTCTGTTTCAGAGGAACAATCCATATCCTCAGCGCaaagttataacatttaacag gtTTTACAACAATTTCAACTTCAGTGTAAATTATGGAgccttaaaatatttgcatgaGGAAGACCAAAG caTGTTTGAAGACCTGAATATATCTCATGTGGAACTAAGTGGAGTTGCAGAGGCGCATgaaaaatatgcaaacaaCAAAGACACAGAAGCAAAGGGCATTAAGGCTCATTTCCGAATGGATGAAAGTGGAATTTTAAATCTTGAAAGT GTTGAGTCTGTTCATGAAGGAAACAAAACTGTGGAAGAAAATGTGACTGAAGAAGCTGACGAGGACTCAACTTTACAAA AAATCAAAGACGGCATATCTAATTTTTTTGGTGGAGGTTCAGACTCAGCCAATGATACCAAGCCAG ACAATGCAGATGGTTCTGAGAAAACAGAAACCAAGTCTGAAGGTGAAGAAAAGAAAGCAGATAAAAATTCTGATGACAAAAAAGAAGCACCTAAATTGGATGAAACGCCGGAAAGCTCTACAAAAAATG TAACAAAGAAACTTGTGAAGAAGTCTGTTAAAGTAAAGCATAGCGAACCAATTGGTTTTTTTGTGACAAGATTTGATCATGCAGTGCCCGCAAGTGATCACGAGAAAGAATCACTTGACAA GTTAAAAGCATTGGCAGACAGAGACGCTTTCAAGCTTGCCCGTGAGGTGGCGCTCAACAAATTAGAATCCTGGATTTATGACAAACGAGACAGGTTGTTTCAG ACTGAATATGAAGAAGCTATGACAGAAGAGGAGAGTAAGGTGATAACTGCTGCCATCAACGAAGCATCCGATTGGTTGGATGAGTTAGAGGGGGAACCAGCTGCTGAA ATTTACGACGAGAAACGTGATGCTCTTAAAAAGATTGCCAGGCCCTGGCTGGCGAGAGTAAAACAAAGACAAGATGTAGTTCCCTTACTGCAA GATATGGAAGGTCTTTTCAATTACTCCTTACATTTCCTCAGTGCTGTAAAAATGCTTCCCGAAGACACACAAATTTATACACCAgttgaaattgaaacattAACAGATTTGCTGAACAGTACTATT TCTTGGAAAAATGAGACAATGAAAGAAGAGGAGAAGTTAAAACCTTACGACGATCCAGTTCTTAAACCAGAAGATCTTCGTTCAAAAATGATTGATTTAAACAGAGAG ATCCAGTATCTTATCAATAAAGCCAAAACTGCCAAGCCGAAAACGTCAGAagggaaaaagaaaaatgagaCGACCACTGAAGCAG